A genomic stretch from Streptomyces fungicidicus includes:
- a CDS encoding tellurite resistance TerB family protein gives MAMWDRLKEQAKTLQQSQGARTGSGGGHQQGQGPSSSGGSKNQLMGLFKSQLASAKAELKSGAYRDASMAMCALVAAADGRVDPAERQRVEELIVSNEVLQNFPADQLRKRFNEHVDRLTANFEQGKARALEDIAKAAKKPVEARAVVQTGIVVAGADGSFEPAEQYAVRDACSALGLSPTEFGV, from the coding sequence GTGGCGATGTGGGACCGGCTCAAGGAACAGGCCAAGACCCTCCAGCAGTCCCAGGGCGCACGCACCGGGAGCGGCGGTGGCCACCAGCAGGGACAGGGCCCGTCCTCCTCCGGCGGCTCCAAGAACCAGCTGATGGGACTGTTCAAGTCCCAGCTCGCGTCGGCCAAGGCGGAGCTCAAGAGCGGCGCCTACCGCGACGCCAGCATGGCGATGTGCGCGCTGGTGGCCGCGGCCGACGGCCGGGTCGACCCGGCCGAGCGGCAGCGCGTGGAGGAACTGATCGTCTCGAACGAGGTGCTGCAGAACTTCCCGGCCGACCAGCTCCGCAAGCGGTTCAATGAGCACGTGGACCGGCTCACGGCCAACTTCGAGCAGGGCAAGGCCCGGGCCCTCGAGGACATCGCCAAGGCGGCGAAGAAGCCGGTCGAGGCGCGGGCCGTCGTGCAGACCGGCATCGTCGTCGCCGGGGCCGACGGCAGCTTCGAGCCGGCCGAGCAGTACGCCGTCCGCGACGCCTGCTCGGCCCTCGGCCTGTCACCGACGGAATTCGGCGTCTGA
- a CDS encoding acyltransferase family protein, translated as MSSPRVPAAASPARPLAASRPAGADDATGPEREAPAGGDDVSRRAPRRDAFFDNAKYLAIVLVAVGHAWEPLRDGSRAVSALYLLVYAFHMPAFIVLAGYHSRGFDGSPERVKRLVTGVALPYVVFETAYTFFTRWTDGVPDRPVTLLEPLYLTWFLAALFVWRLTTPLWKLVRWPVPLALVVAMLATVSPSLGEDLDIQRTLQFLPYFVLGLCLRSEHFRMVRRRRVRVLAVPVFAGALALAYWAVPRVTSGWLYHRDSAQELSAPAWYGPLMTLLLFGCALVLVACFLAWVPGRRTWFTALGAATMYGYLLHGFVAQVSKYWGWYDPEWLYRPLGEITVTVVAAVIVTVLCTAPVRRVFHWAVEPKPHWAFRR; from the coding sequence ATGTCGTCGCCCCGCGTCCCCGCCGCCGCCTCCCCAGCCAGACCTCTCGCCGCGTCGCGCCCCGCCGGGGCCGACGACGCGACCGGGCCGGAGCGGGAGGCGCCCGCCGGCGGCGACGACGTCTCCCGGCGGGCGCCACGTCGTGACGCGTTCTTCGACAACGCCAAGTACCTGGCGATCGTGCTGGTCGCGGTGGGGCACGCCTGGGAGCCGCTGCGCGACGGCAGCCGGGCCGTCAGCGCGCTGTACCTGCTGGTCTACGCGTTCCACATGCCCGCGTTCATCGTCCTCGCCGGGTACCACTCGCGCGGTTTCGACGGCAGCCCGGAGCGGGTCAAGCGGCTGGTCACCGGCGTCGCGCTGCCGTACGTCGTGTTCGAGACGGCCTACACCTTCTTCACCCGGTGGACGGACGGCGTGCCCGACCGCCCCGTCACTCTGCTGGAGCCGCTGTACCTGACCTGGTTCCTGGCCGCGCTGTTCGTCTGGCGGCTCACCACGCCGCTGTGGAAGCTCGTGCGGTGGCCGGTTCCGCTCGCGCTCGTCGTCGCCATGCTGGCGACCGTGTCCCCCTCGCTCGGCGAGGACCTGGACATACAGCGCACCCTGCAGTTCCTGCCGTACTTCGTGCTCGGTCTCTGCCTGCGCTCCGAGCACTTCCGGATGGTGCGCCGCCGCCGGGTGCGGGTGCTGGCCGTACCGGTGTTCGCCGGTGCGCTGGCCCTGGCGTACTGGGCGGTCCCCCGGGTGACGTCCGGCTGGCTCTACCACCGCGACAGCGCACAGGAGTTGTCCGCGCCCGCCTGGTACGGCCCCCTGATGACGCTGCTGCTGTTCGGCTGCGCGCTGGTCCTCGTCGCCTGTTTCCTGGCCTGGGTGCCGGGCCGGCGCACCTGGTTCACGGCCCTCGGCGCGGCCACGATGTACGGCTACCTGCTGCACGGTTTCGTCGCGCAGGTCAGCAAGTACTGGGGCTGGTACGACCCGGAGTGGCTGTACCGCCCGCTCGGCGAGATCACCGTCACCGTGGTCGCCGCCGTGATCGTGACGGTGCTGTGCACGGCGCCGGTGAGGCGGGTCTTCCACTGGGCGGTCGAGCCGAAGCCGCACTGGGCGTTCAGGCGCTGA